TCTCAAATGGCAGGATTATCCGTGATGTTTCAGCAAAAGGGGTCCTGACCCTGGAGCAAGTGATTCAAAAATCCAGCAACATCGGCATGATTAAGGTTGTGAAACAGTTGGGACATGAGGACCTTGCTACTTATATTGAAAAGTACGGGTTTGGTAAACCGACGGGTGTAGATTTGCCATACGAGCACAGTGGCAGCCTTTATGCAGTCAAGTATTGGGACACCCACTCTCTGGGTTCTGTGCCTTTTGGTCAAGGGATTATGGTAACACCGCTGCAGATGGTAAATGCGTTAAATGTCATTGCCAATGATGGCAAACTCCTCCGCCCGCATATTACGCGCGAAATTCGAGACAGTAACGGGAGCGTGATTAAAAAGATCTATCCGCTCGAAGTTCGACAAGTACTGCACCCACAAGTCGCGAAACAGATGACAGATATACTTATTGGCGTTGTTGAGGGGGGTAGTGGTCGTCGCGCACGTGTTGAAGGATATAGCGTAGCAGGAAAGACAGGAACCGCTCAAAAAGCAGAACCTGATGGTAAAGGTTACGCTGGCAAAGAGATTATGTCGTTTATGGGGTTCCTCCCAGCGGAAAATCCTATGGTGTCAATAATCGTTATGCTTGATGAACCGACAGGGGCCCGCTTCAGCGGGCAAATCGCTGGGCCAGTATTTCAGAAAGTTGCCGCCCAAACGATGCAGTACTTGAAACAGACCGAGTTTTTCGGACCCCCGCTGCAAAAAACTCCAGAGTTTGCACCTGTTGCCACAGAACAAACGCGGGCACAACGCCTTACTGTGAAAGGAGAGGGGTTGTGAAGCTGCGTGAGTTGGTCCGCGGACTAAACCTTACTGCGAGTACCGGGTCGCTTGATATTGATATTACAGGTATCGTCAGCGATAATCGGGAAGTCGAACAGGGCAATGTTTTCGTCTGCTACCAAGGTCTTAGTGTGGACAGCCACATTTTTGTTGCAGATGCCCTACAAAAAGGAGCAACAGCCATCATTGGCGAAAAGCCAGTGACGGCGTTAGGAACACCAACAATACCTGTCCCCTATGTGCAGGTCCCTAATGGACGGCGTGCGATGTCCTTGCTCGCCGCCAATTGGCACGGAAACCCTGCAAAACACCTCAAACTTATCGGTATCACAGGTACCAACGGTAAAACATCAACTGCACACCTCATACATACGATCCTTAAATCAAGTGGACGAAAAACCGGACTGATTGGGACGGTCGGACACCAGTACACGAACGCTCAAGGCGAAGAAAAAACACTTCCTGCTTCGCTTACAACTCCCGATGCTTTCGCTCTCCATGCCCTCTTCAAACAATTTATTGAGGACGGCGTAGAATACGTTACCATGGAAACTTCCTCCCAAGGGTTAGCACTACAACGACTGGCAGGGCTGGTCTTTGATACTGCTGTCTTCACCAATTTGACCCAGGACCATCTTGATTATCATCAGACGATGGCGGAATACTTGAAGGCGAAACTCATGCTATTTGAACAACTCAGTGAAAAAGGAGTTGCGGTTTTGAATAGCGACTCGCCTGTGTCGGAACGCATTGCGGAAACCTGCCCAGATTCACTACTTTTGATGTATGGACTTGACAATAAAACTGACCTGCATGCCGAAGATATAGCGTTTTCGCATAACCGGTTGGCATTTACAGCGGTTACGCCAGAAGGACGGTTCCCAGCTAAGTTGCGCTTGCTCGGAGAATATAACCTTTATAATGCCCTCGCAGGTATTGCTGTGGGTATCCGTTACGGTTGCCCGATATCCGCAATCCAAGAAGGACTCGCAGCTACAATAGTACCCGGTCGGTTTGAACTCATTGATCGAGGGCAAGACTTTGCTGTTATCGTTGATTATGCGCATACGCCCGACGGTTTAGAGAATGTGCTTACTGCTGCAAAGCGTATCACCGAACGGAAATTGATTTGCGTTTTCGGGTGCGGTGGCGACAGGGATAACGGAAAACGCCCCAAAATGGGGAATATTTCCGCCCAGATTGCGGATTACAGCGTAATTACGTCGGACAATCCTCGGACTGAAAATCCCGATGCGATTATCGCGCAGATTGTGTCAAATTTACCACATGACACCAAATATGTGTGTATTTCGGAAAGGCGAGATGCTATCCATCACGCAATCGCCACAGCAAAAGCCGGAGATGTCGTTGTAATTGCGGGTAAGGGTCATGAGGATTATCAAGAAATTCACAGCAAGAGATTTCCGTTTGACGACAGGGGTGTTGCCTCAGATTTTTTGGAATCCCTCTAAAAATGCAGCAAGTGCAAAATAGCTATAGATGCCAAGCACGGAAGTTAACAACCTCAACATCTCATATCAGGTTGCCGGGGAAGGCGATGCTGTTCTCTTTCTACACGGTTGGGGCGCGGAGGCTGCAAGTTTTCAACCAGTTTTTGAATGGCTTGCGCAATCGCACAAGGTCTATGCGCTTGATTTGCCGGGATTCGGTAAGAGTCAAATTCCACCCACAGCATGGGATACCTCCGACTACGCGCAGTTTGTTAAAGCGTTTTTGGAAAAATTTTGCATCCCAAAGGTACATCTGATTGGTCACTCCTTTGGCGGTAGAATTTCGATTATCCTCTCAGCGGAGCACCCCGAAAAAGTCGATAAACTTATCCTTGTTGACTCTGCAGGGATTAGACCGCCGCGAACTACCAAATACTATCTCCGAGTAGGTATGGCAAAAATCGGTAAATTGCTCCGTCGATGCGGGAAACCTGGTATATGGCTTGCGAACGCGATGTCTGCTCGCGCCGGTTCCAAAGACTATCAGGAAGCTGGAGAGATGCGAGCCACGCTTGTTAAGGTCGTAAATCAAGATCTGCGTGCCCTATTACCACAGATATCGGCATCAACGCTACTTATCTGGGGTGAACACGATCAGGATACACCGGTATCATTCGGGCGAATTATGGAGCAGGAGATACCCGACGCGGGATTGGTCATCCTCAAGGAGGCAGGACACTTTTCATACCTCGACCAATTTCCACAGTTTTGCCGAATTGTCGCAAGTTTCTTAAAGATCACAAAAGCGTAAGAATCGCAAAGATACAAGGTCAATAGGAAAAAATAGAAATGATTTTGGAAAAGATAAGTGTAGGACTTTTCTACTTCGTAACGTTAGCTTGTTTGGCGAGAGCTGTTGTTAGGACGGCAAGTGGACTCCATATACTTCAACTTGATGGTTATAAGACAGACAGATACCTGAAGTGGATACGTCAGCATCTGACGAACTGTTTTGAAGTCAAAGAGATTCTCGTTATTGGTGGTTTGTTGGTTCTTACAGCGTTCTACCCTCAGTATCATACCACGTGGCTCTTTCCCATGTTGTGCGTTGCTTGGGGTGGATTCCAAGTCTATATGAGTACAAGACGGAAAAATGTTGAGGCAAAAAAACCGCTTGTCTATACAGCACGCGCGAAACGGGTGTTCGGGCTTTCGATCTGTCTGCTTGTAGGTCTCGCGACAACACTCGTTTTGATAGCAAAGACGAGTCCATGGCGGATTGCTATTTTTCTTTTTAGTGAAGTATCCGTCATTAACCTAACGATTGCGAATCTTCTCATTTATCCTTTGGAACGGACAATAAATGGGGCATACCTCTTTTCAGCAAGAAAACGGATTAGGACCCTTCAACCGAAAGTTATCGGTATTACTGGAAGTTATGGTAAAACGAGTACAAAGTATATTTTGCATCAAATTTTATCCCAGAAATTTAATACCTTGATGACACCTGACAGTTACAACACCCCCATGGGAATCTGCAAGGTGATCCGTGGTGACCTGACAGCAGAACACGAAATCTTTATTGTTGAAATGGGTGCATATAAACGCGGCGATATTCGAGAATTGTGCAATTTAGCGTCTCCCCAAATCGGTATCCTCACAGCTGTCGGCCCGCAGCATTTAGAACGGTTTAAAAGCATAGAAAACATTGCAAAAGGAAAATATGAACTCATTGAATCGTTACCAGCAGATGGACTTGCTGTCTTCAATTGCGACAACGAAATTTGTGCCGGACTTGCCGATAAACGGGAACAGACAGGGAGTCCCGTCCGACGCTACGCTACGGAAGCGTCTCCTGTGGTTTCGGTCGTCGATACTGCCGACCTGATCGCGATGAATGTTCGATACACTGATAACGGACTCGCCTTTACTGTCCACGCGAATACTGAGAAATTCGATATTACTGACACCGAAATTCAAACGCGACTTTTAGGTAAACACAATGTTTCCAACATCCTCGCTGCTGTGACAGTCGCTATGGAATGTGGAATGGAACTTGAAGAAATTCGGGAAGCAGTCGCTAATGTTGAACCTGTACCGCATCGAT
The window above is part of the Candidatus Poribacteria bacterium genome. Proteins encoded here:
- a CDS encoding UDP-N-acetylmuramoyl-L-alanyl-D-glutamate--2,6-diaminopimelate ligase; this encodes MKLRELVRGLNLTASTGSLDIDITGIVSDNREVEQGNVFVCYQGLSVDSHIFVADALQKGATAIIGEKPVTALGTPTIPVPYVQVPNGRRAMSLLAANWHGNPAKHLKLIGITGTNGKTSTAHLIHTILKSSGRKTGLIGTVGHQYTNAQGEEKTLPASLTTPDAFALHALFKQFIEDGVEYVTMETSSQGLALQRLAGLVFDTAVFTNLTQDHLDYHQTMAEYLKAKLMLFEQLSEKGVAVLNSDSPVSERIAETCPDSLLLMYGLDNKTDLHAEDIAFSHNRLAFTAVTPEGRFPAKLRLLGEYNLYNALAGIAVGIRYGCPISAIQEGLAATIVPGRFELIDRGQDFAVIVDYAHTPDGLENVLTAAKRITERKLICVFGCGGDRDNGKRPKMGNISAQIADYSVITSDNPRTENPDAIIAQIVSNLPHDTKYVCISERRDAIHHAIATAKAGDVVVIAGKGHEDYQEIHSKRFPFDDRGVASDFLESL
- a CDS encoding alpha/beta hydrolase, which codes for MPSTEVNNLNISYQVAGEGDAVLFLHGWGAEAASFQPVFEWLAQSHKVYALDLPGFGKSQIPPTAWDTSDYAQFVKAFLEKFCIPKVHLIGHSFGGRISIILSAEHPEKVDKLILVDSAGIRPPRTTKYYLRVGMAKIGKLLRRCGKPGIWLANAMSARAGSKDYQEAGEMRATLVKVVNQDLRALLPQISASTLLIWGEHDQDTPVSFGRIMEQEIPDAGLVILKEAGHFSYLDQFPQFCRIVASFLKITKA
- a CDS encoding UDP-N-acetylmuramoyl-tripeptide--D-alanyl-D-alanine ligase is translated as MILEKISVGLFYFVTLACLARAVVRTASGLHILQLDGYKTDRYLKWIRQHLTNCFEVKEILVIGGLLVLTAFYPQYHTTWLFPMLCVAWGGFQVYMSTRRKNVEAKKPLVYTARAKRVFGLSICLLVGLATTLVLIAKTSPWRIAIFLFSEVSVINLTIANLLIYPLERTINGAYLFSARKRIRTLQPKVIGITGSYGKTSTKYILHQILSQKFNTLMTPDSYNTPMGICKVIRGDLTAEHEIFIVEMGAYKRGDIRELCNLASPQIGILTAVGPQHLERFKSIENIAKGKYELIESLPADGLAVFNCDNEICAGLADKREQTGSPVRRYATEASPVVSVVDTADLIAMNVRYTDNGLAFTVHANTEKFDITDTEIQTRLLGKHNVSNILAAVTVAMECGMELEEIREAVANVEPVPHRLQLTAGAGGVTIIDDSFNSNPVGAKAALEALNEIGEGKKVLVTPGMIELGEREYEENRRLGKQAADVCDLVILVGPIRTRPILDGLKDAEYPSQQIIVARNLEEVKQHLATQVQTGDVVLFENDLPDNYEE